The following proteins are encoded in a genomic region of Arachis ipaensis cultivar K30076 chromosome B02, Araip1.1, whole genome shotgun sequence:
- the LOC107626038 gene encoding disease resistance protein RML1B-like, with the protein MAYSPFSSSSAFNVPLIKHDLFVSFRGTDIRTSFLSHLATNLKRNQIDFFVDDEKLHPGDEISSTLLRAIEQSYISLVIFSEHYASSRWCLEELVKIIECMEQYKRIVIPVFYNVDPSHVRHQKGTFAEAFDVHKKRYEEEIMQNWKSVLEKTANLSGIHYPSKYRNESELIQDIVKNISEKLSHLFSNAPQDLVGIDEHFKFFQPLMTMESDEVRTVGIWGMGGIGKTTIARAIFDRYASRYEGCCFLENVREESQKSGKHSLYEKLISELLEGEHLVKGSTHARSIDVKRRLSRKKVLIVLDDVDALDKLDYLTRESICLGAGSRVIVTTKDEQILIANEGVDIRYKVWGLSFESSLELFCLKAFHKSYPEHGYEELSEMAVNYTEGIPLALKVLGSFLHSRSIKEWESALKKLRVHPNVDIYNVLKLSYDGLDDLDKNIFLDIAFFFRGEYKDNVISFLDCCGFFGDIGISTLERKALITIVGDIIDMHDLIQQMGWEVVRQESNKNSGKLTRINKPEDFCNLLKNSEEKSLVEGIMIDLSQIGDLHLKSDTFKNMPHLRFLKFYAPWFRRQCEVYVPTTLDPFPAKLVYLEWDSCPLNSLPSRFCVEKLVKLRMCNSQISKLWDGAQDLVNLIELDLGRCKKLVELPDFSKATKLKTLNLLCCENLCQLHPSILSIQTLEELFLDGCKKLKSVKGNIALKSLTKLGVQLCPSLEEISISSEKLWLAYLTYLRIKSLPNEFCCSIYLGYLCLNECRELIELPHSIKTLSRLMGLDISGCCSLRSIPELPPSIEVLLANECTSLERIFSLKAVFSLNRRYISFENCVKLEEESLNDIMEDANLTIFRNVLFWSAGRYQMMNYRLYPRMEARVRYPGYKVPEWFGCQTTEASITIELDQPYYQLLGFIFSCVVSQNLPPPFFNKWGVLNIRCEYSHFGDDVKHTFLITRSEFVHERQRISEDHVIIWTYQFPDEDMFREIEMCDDDDSTSNQKMSFRFSVDRPDEYGKRVEERKKQVFIKGCGVLPMYASTVVDVIQKLELEFELNPHHNSITWLGVDKLKSKMIRKIKGKSHRTREEVA; encoded by the exons ATGGCATATTCTCCTTTCTCTAGTTCATCTGCTTTCAATGTTCCTCTAATCAAACATGATCTCTTCGTCAGTTTTCGAGGAACAGACATTCGCACTTCTTTTCTTAGTCATTTGGCAACAAACTTGAAGCGTAATCAAATTGATTTCTTTGTTGACGATGAAAAGCTTCATCCTGGAGATGAGATTTCATCCACCCTCCTTCGAGCAATCGAGCAATCATACATTTCATTGGTCATCTTCTCGGAACACTATGCTTCTTCAAGATGGTGTTTGGAGGAGCTTGTGAAGATTATTGAATGCATGGAACAGTATAAAAGGATTGTGATACCTGTTTTTTATAATGTTGATCCTTCTCATGTAAGGCATCAAAAAGGAACTTTTGCAGAAGCTTTTGATGTCCACAAAAAGAGATATGAGGAGGAAATTATGCAGAATTGGAAATCTGTTCTCGAGAAGACGGCAAATTTATCTGGAATTCATTATCCATCGAAATATCG AAATGAATCAGAACTCATCCAAGATATTGTCAAGAATATTTCGGAAAAATTGTCGCATCTTTTTTCAAATGCACCCCAAGACCTTGTCGGAATTGATgaacattttaaattttttcaacCTTTAATGACAATGGAGTCTGATGAAGTTCGAACGGTGGGGATTTGGGGGATGGGAGGCATAGGTAAAACAACAATTGCTAGAGCAATATTTGATAGATATGCCTCTCGATATGAAGGTTGCTGCTTTCTAGAAAATGTAAGAGAAGAGTCACAAAAGTCTGGTAAACACAGCTTATATGAAAAACTTATTTCTGAACTACTTGAGGGAGAACATCTTGTGAAGGGATCAACCCATGCAAGATCTATTGATGTCAAGAGAAGGTTGAGTCGGAAAAAGGTGCTCATAGTGCTTGATGATGTGGATGCATTAGACAAGTTAGATTATCTAACAAGAGAATCAATCTGTCTGGGAGCTGGTAGTAGGGTCATTGTAACAACAAAAGACGAGCAAATTCTAATTGCCAATGAAGGAGTGGATATAAGATACAAGGTTTGGGGATTGAGCTTTGAGAGTTCCCTTGAGCTTTTTTGCTTAAAAGCCTTTCACAAAAGCTATCCTGAACATGGATATGAAGAGCTTTCAGAAATGGCAGTTAATTATACAGAAGGCATTCCATTAGCATTGAAAGTATTGGGATCCTTTCTACACTCAAGGAGCATAAAAGAATGGGAAAGTGCATTGAAAAAACTCAGGGTTCATCCCAATGTGGACATCTACAATGTCTTAAAATTGAGTTATGATGGTTTAGATGATTTAGATAAGAATATATTCCTTGACATTGCATTCTTTTTCAGAGGAGAATACAAGGATAATGTTATAAGCTTTCTAGACTGTTGTGGTTTCTTTGGCGACATTGGTATAAGCACTCTTGAGCGTAAAGCTCTTATAACTATTGTTGGCGATATAATAGATATGCATGACTTGATACAACAAATGGGTTGGGAAGTCGTTCGCCAAGAATCAAATAAAAATTCTGGAAAGCTCACTCGAATAAATAAACCTGAAGATTTCTGCAACTTATTGAAAAATAGTGAG GAAAAAAGTTTAGTAGAAGGCATTATGATAGACTTGTCCCAAATTGGAGATCTACACTTGAAATCGGACACCTTTAAAAATATGCCCCATCTAAGATTTCTTAAGTTTTATGCTCCTTGGTTTCGAAGACAGTGCGAAGTCTATGTTCCCACAACCCTGGACCCGTTTCCTGCAAAACTCGTCTATTTGGAGTGGGATAGTTGTCCTCTGAATTCTCTACCATCAAGGTTTTGTGTAGAGAAACTTGTTAAGCTTAGGATGTGTAACAGTCAAATTTCTAAACTCTGGGATGGAGCACAG GATCTTGTGAATTTGATAGAGCTTGACCTTGGTAGATGTAAAAAGTTGGTAGAGCTCCCAGACTTCAGTAAAGCAACAAAGCTTAAAACGTTAAACCTTTTGTGTTGTGAAAATCTATGTCAACTTCATCCATCTATTTTATCCATCCAAACACTTGAGGAATTGTTCCTTGATGGTTGCAAAAAATTGAAGAGTGTAAAAGGCAACATAGCTTTGAAGTCTCTTACAAAACTCGGGGTTCAACTTTGCCCAAGTCTGGAGGAAATTTCGATATCATCAGAGAAACTGTGGCTTGCGTATTTGACTTATTTGAGAATTAAGAGTCTACCAAATGAATTCTGTTGCTCTATATATCTTGGGTATCTTTGTCTTAACGAATGCAGAGAGCTAATTGAGCTTCCACACAGCATCAAAACGCTATCAAGGCTAATGGGTCTTGACATAAGTGGTTGTTGTAGTCTTCGATCTATACCGGAGCTTCCACCATCTATTGAAGTGCTTCTTGCTAATGAGTGCACATCACTGGAAAGAATATTCAGTTTGAAAGCAGTATTTAGTTTGAATAGGAGATATATCTCCTTTGAAAATTGCGTGAAATTGGAAGAGGAGTCACTGAATGATATTATGGAAGATGCCAATCTCACAATATTCAGAAATGTTTTGTTTTGGTCAGCAGGTCGATATCAGATGATGAATTATCGTCTTTATCCTAGAATGGAAGCTCGTGTTCGTTATCCAGGGTACAAAGTTCCAGAGTGGTTTGGATGTCAGACAACAGAAGCGTCCATAACAATTGAACTTGATCAACCTTACTACCAGTTGTTGGGTTTCATCTTCTCTTGTGTTGTTTCTCAAAACTTACCTCCTCCTTTTTTTAATAAATGGGGTGTTCTCAATATCAGGTGTGAATACAGCCACTTCGGAGATGATGTAAAGCACACATTTCTAATTACAAGGTCAGAGTTCGTTCACGAAAGACAACGGATCTCTGAAGATCACGTTATTATTTGGACTTATCAATTTCCTGATGAAGACATGTTTAGGGAAATTGAAATGTGTGATGATGATGACAGTACTAGCAACCAAAAGATGTCATTCAGATTCAGTGTTGATAGACCTGATGAATATGggaagagagtagaagaaaggaaaaaaCAGGTTTTTATCAAAGGGTGTGGGGTTTTACCAATGTATGCCTCAACTGTCGTGGATGTCATTCAAAAACTTGAATTGGAGTTCGAGTTGAACCCTCATCATAACTCCATCACATGGCTGGGTGTAGACAAACTGAAAAGCAAGATGATCCGGAAGATTAAAGGAAAATCACATCGAACTCGTGAAGAAGTTGCATGA